Proteins from a single region of Anastrepha ludens isolate Willacy chromosome 5, idAnaLude1.1, whole genome shotgun sequence:
- the LOC128864075 gene encoding PRL-1 phosphatase isoform X1: protein MSNMRQKDLRPAPALIEFKGMKFLITDRPSDITIQHYITELKKNNVSTVVRVCEPSYNTDELEAQGITVKDLAFEDGTFPPPQVVDEWFEILKQKYQQNPEACVAVHCVAGLGRAPVLVALALIELGLKYEAAVEMIRDKRRGAINAKQLSFLERYKPKARLKHKNGHKNSCCVQ, encoded by the exons ATGAGCAACATGCGTCAAAAGGATTTGCGCCCAGCACCTGCTCTTATCGAGTTCAAGGGCATGAAGTTCCTAATCACCGATCGGCCATCCGATATAACCATTCAACATTACATAACG GAGCTCAAGAAGAACAACGTTAGCACGGTGGTGCGTGTATGTGAGCCCAGTTACAATACCGATGAGCTGGAGGCTCAGGGTATAACAGTTAAGGATTTGGCATTCGAGGATGGCACTTTTCCGCCACCTCAAGTTGTCGATGAGTGGTTCGAGATTTTGAAGCAAAA GTACCAACAAAATCCGGAAGCTTGCGTTGCTGTACACTGTGTTGCCGGCTTGGGACGAGCCCCAGTTTTGGTCGCATTGGCGTTGATTGAATTGGGACTCAAGTACGAGGCAGCTGTAGAAATGATAAGAGA caaaCGACGAGGCGCCATTAATGCCAAACAACTATCATTCTTGGAACGGTACAAGCCCAAGGCAAGGCTAAAGCACAAAAATGGCCACAAGAATTCATGTTGCGTGCAATAG
- the LOC128864075 gene encoding uncharacterized protein LOC128864075 isoform X2: MVMVWCRFSNNNTATHSSSTSALRSASVSFYKNKRFSLKQKHRNDYENLDNCYAMNNNTNDNDTVTTGDANANANNDECDNENATCRYQQNPEACVAVHCVAGLGRAPVLVALALIELGLKYEAAVEMIRDKRRGAINAKQLSFLERYKPKARLKHKNGHKNSCCVQ; encoded by the exons ATGGTCATGGTCTGGTGTAGGTTTAGCAATAACAACACTGCAACTCACTCGTCAAGTACTTCGGCGCTTAGATCCGCATCGGTTTCATTTTATAAGAATAAGAGGTTTTCACTCAAACAAAAGCATAGAAATGATTATGAGAATTTAGATAATTGTTATGCAATGAACAACAATACCAACGATAATGATACCGTTACGACAGGCGATGCAAATGCCAATGCTAATAATGATGAATGCGATAATGAAAATGCCACTTGTAG GTACCAACAAAATCCGGAAGCTTGCGTTGCTGTACACTGTGTTGCCGGCTTGGGACGAGCCCCAGTTTTGGTCGCATTGGCGTTGATTGAATTGGGACTCAAGTACGAGGCAGCTGTAGAAATGATAAGAGA caaaCGACGAGGCGCCATTAATGCCAAACAACTATCATTCTTGGAACGGTACAAGCCCAAGGCAAGGCTAAAGCACAAAAATGGCCACAAGAATTCATGTTGCGTGCAATAG